One Leptolyngbya sp. 'hensonii' DNA segment encodes these proteins:
- the rpsT gene encoding 30S ribosomal protein S20, with protein MANIKSAIKRVQIAERNRLQNKSYKSAIRTLMKKFFAAVEAYSSNPAPEQEQLVRSSMSEAYSKIDKAVKCGVLHRNNGARKKSRLARVLGRHSQTTATASVAS; from the coding sequence GTGGCAAATATCAAGTCTGCTATTAAGCGTGTTCAAATTGCAGAGCGAAACCGATTGCAGAATAAGTCTTACAAGTCAGCTATTAGAACTCTGATGAAGAAATTTTTTGCTGCTGTCGAGGCTTATTCCAGTAATCCTGCACCTGAGCAGGAGCAGCTAGTAAGGTCAAGTATGTCTGAAGCTTACAGCAAGATTGACAAAGCGGTTAAATGTGGTGTTCTCCATCGGAATAATGGAGCTCGTAAGAAATCTCGCCTTGCCAGGGTTTTGGGCAGGCATAGCCAGACTACGGCCACTGCTTCTGTGGCTTCCTGA
- a CDS encoding DNA-directed RNA polymerase subunit gamma, which yields MPKLEQRFDYVKIGLASPDRIRQWGERTLPNSQVVGEVTKPETINYRTLKPEMDGLFCERIFGPAKDWECHCGKYKRVRHRGIVCERCGVEVTESRVRRHRMGYIKLAAPVAHVWYLKGIPSYMAILLDMPLRDVEQIVYFNAYVVLSSGNAENLSYKQLLTEDQWIEIEDQIYSEDSQLTGVEVGIGAEALQRLLQDINLESEAEQLREEIGRSKGQKRAKLIKRLRVIDNFIATGSKPEWMVLSYIPVIPPDLRPMVQLDGGRFATSDLNDLYRRVINRNNRLARLQEILAPEIIVRNEKRMLQEAVDALIDNGRRGRTVVGANNRPLKSLSDIIEGKQGRFRQNLLGKRVDYSGRSVIVVGPKLKIHQCGLPREMAIELFQPFVIHRLIRQGLVNNIKAAKKLIQRGDSSVWDVLEEVIDGHPVMLNRAPTLHRLGIQAFEPILVDGRAIQLHPLVCPAFNADFDGDQMAVHVPLSLESQVEARLLMLASNNILSPATGRPIITPSQDMVLGCYYLTAENPHQQKGAGRYFYSLEDAIIAYEQKEVDLHAYIWVRFDGQVEGDEPEKEPEVQSAENGFIVKLYSGAKTGNPLRRTRQDDEGNLISQYVRTTPGRIIYNKTIHDALVS from the coding sequence ATGCCGAAGCTAGAACAGCGGTTTGACTACGTCAAGATTGGTCTGGCATCTCCCGATCGCATCCGTCAGTGGGGAGAACGGACGCTACCTAATAGCCAGGTCGTTGGTGAGGTTACCAAGCCGGAGACAATCAACTATCGGACGTTGAAGCCGGAGATGGATGGCCTCTTTTGTGAGCGAATCTTTGGTCCGGCTAAGGACTGGGAATGTCACTGTGGTAAGTACAAGCGGGTCCGCCATCGGGGCATTGTCTGCGAGCGCTGTGGGGTTGAGGTGACGGAATCGCGCGTCCGTCGCCATCGCATGGGCTATATCAAGCTGGCTGCTCCGGTGGCGCATGTCTGGTATCTGAAAGGAATTCCCAGTTACATGGCCATTCTGCTCGATATGCCGCTGCGAGATGTGGAGCAGATTGTCTATTTCAATGCTTATGTGGTTCTCAGTTCTGGCAATGCTGAGAATCTCTCTTACAAACAACTGCTGACAGAAGACCAGTGGATTGAGATTGAAGATCAGATTTACAGTGAAGATTCACAATTAACTGGTGTGGAAGTCGGAATTGGGGCTGAAGCTCTGCAACGGCTCCTGCAGGATATTAACCTGGAGTCAGAAGCTGAACAGTTGCGGGAAGAGATCGGTCGTTCCAAAGGCCAGAAGCGGGCCAAGCTGATTAAGCGCCTGCGGGTGATTGATAACTTTATTGCCACAGGTTCAAAACCGGAGTGGATGGTGCTCTCCTACATTCCAGTGATTCCGCCAGACTTGCGTCCCATGGTGCAACTGGATGGAGGTCGCTTTGCTACCTCTGACCTGAACGATCTCTATCGCAGAGTGATTAACCGTAACAATCGATTGGCTCGATTGCAGGAAATTCTGGCTCCGGAGATTATCGTCCGCAACGAAAAGCGGATGTTGCAGGAGGCCGTGGATGCCCTGATCGACAATGGTAGGCGCGGGCGCACGGTGGTGGGTGCTAATAATCGTCCTTTAAAGTCCCTCTCTGACATTATTGAAGGGAAACAGGGACGGTTCCGGCAAAACCTGCTGGGTAAGCGGGTGGATTACTCCGGTCGTTCCGTGATTGTGGTCGGTCCTAAATTGAAGATTCATCAATGTGGGCTGCCGCGAGAAATGGCGATCGAACTATTCCAGCCTTTTGTGATTCATCGTCTAATTCGGCAGGGATTGGTCAACAATATCAAAGCTGCCAAAAAACTGATTCAGCGGGGAGATTCCAGTGTCTGGGATGTGCTGGAGGAAGTGATTGATGGTCACCCGGTCATGCTGAACCGGGCACCTACCCTGCACCGTCTGGGCATTCAGGCTTTTGAGCCCATTCTGGTGGATGGTCGGGCGATTCAACTTCATCCTCTGGTTTGCCCTGCCTTCAACGCAGACTTTGATGGAGACCAGATGGCGGTTCATGTGCCCCTCTCCCTAGAATCTCAGGTCGAAGCTCGGCTATTGATGTTGGCCTCCAACAATATCCTTTCTCCAGCCACAGGGCGTCCCATCATTACCCCTAGCCAGGATATGGTGTTGGGCTGTTATTACCTGACCGCTGAAAATCCTCATCAGCAGAAGGGGGCTGGTCGCTATTTCTACAGTTTAGAGGATGCCATCATTGCCTACGAGCAGAAAGAAGTGGATCTCCATGCTTATATCTGGGTTCGTTTTGATGGCCAGGTTGAAGGAGATGAGCCGGAGAAGGAGCCAGAAGTCCAATCTGCTGAGAATGGTTTCATTGTCAAGCTGTATAGCGGGGCTAAGACGGGTAATCCCCTGCGGCGGACTCGGCAAGATGACGAAGGAAATCTCATCTCTCAGTATGTGCGGACTACCCCAGGCCGGATTATTTACAACAAGACCATCCACGACGCATTAGTCAGCTAA
- a CDS encoding DNA-directed RNA polymerase subunit beta' — protein sequence MAEQNASQKSEVQKIFRNRIVDKGQLKKLIAWAFTNHGTARTAQMADLLKDLGFRFATRAGVSISVEDLQVPPSKRRLLEAAEEQIRLTESRYTRGEITEVERFQKVIDTWNGTSEELKDEVVRNFRKNNPLNSVYMMAFSGARGNISQVRQLVGMRGLMADPQGEIIDLPIKTNFREGLTVTEYIISSYGARKGLVDTALRTADSGYLTRRLVDVSQDVIIREADCGTPRGIPLRSMTDGDRVLIPLKDRLFGRVVAEDVLHPETGEVIAPRNQDISDELCQAIAAAKVEMVVVRSPLTCEATRSVCQRCYGWSLAHAHLVDMGEAVGIIAAQSIGEPGTQLTMRTFHTGGVFTGEMARLVRAPFDGVVRYPKNIRTRALRTRHGEDALLVEVNADLIVEGGGNKEKVSLNQGTTLFVLKDGEQVKKDQILAEVPLASRTRKTTEKATKDVASDLAGEVRFADIIPEEKKDRQGNTTRIAQRGGLLWILSGEVYNLPPGAEPIVKNGDHIQSNSVLAETKLVTEHGGIVRLPQEGEGKGGREVEIITASVLLDQARVRVESQQGRDQYLVETNFNQRFLLKATPGTKVTNGQVVAELIDDSYHTQTGGIIKYSGIDVAKKGKAKQGYEVVQGGTILWIPEEAHEVNKDISLLLVEDGQYVEAGTEVVKDIFCQSSGVVEVLQKNDILREIMVKPGELHMVDNPNDVVNRESSLVSPGQEIIPGLVAEELRYVEYVETPEGPALLLRPVTEFTVPDEPSVPSQESTNESGRSIRLRAIQRLPYKDGERVKSVEGLELLRTQLVLEIDKDAPQLAADIELIPDETDPEVMRLQLVILESLVIRRDVAADQTQGSTHTRLLVRDGEQIAPGAVVARTEIQSKEAGEVRGIKEGSEAIRRVLIVRDSDQIAIDAQGKTPSVQVGDLLVATKDEVASGVMASDSGQVIRIEGSQVFLRVARPYRVSPGAVLHIDDGDLVQRGDNLVLLVFERTKTGDIIQGLPRIEELLEARKPKEACVLAERPGIAQVHFGEDDTVEIKIIEADGVVTDYPIGPGQNVIVSDGQEVGGAEPITDGPSNPHEILEIFFRINREQLGGHDAALVSLQKVQTFLVNEVQSVYQSQGIDISDKHIEVIVRQMTSKARVDDGGDTTMLPGELVELYQIQQVNEAMAITGGAPAEYTPVLLGITKASLNTDSFISAASFQETTRVLTEAAIEGKSDWLRGLKENVIIGRLIPAGTGFNAYEEVGSPDIDLSYDPSTIFDDDVDLKDVVLDDRTARAYGLETGFEDRPTFSFERFGEAEKPGILDDDELIGGDYPTNDLDDDYDSDDGNDDGDDDE from the coding sequence ATGGCAGAGCAAAACGCAAGTCAGAAGTCGGAAGTTCAGAAGATTTTTCGGAACCGGATTGTTGATAAAGGACAGTTAAAAAAGTTAATTGCCTGGGCTTTTACGAATCATGGGACTGCCCGCACCGCCCAAATGGCAGACCTGTTGAAAGATTTGGGATTCCGGTTTGCGACTCGGGCGGGGGTCTCTATCAGTGTGGAGGATTTGCAGGTTCCCCCCAGTAAGCGAAGATTGCTGGAAGCAGCCGAGGAGCAGATTCGTTTGACCGAAAGCCGTTATACCCGTGGCGAAATCACTGAGGTAGAGCGATTCCAGAAGGTTATTGATACCTGGAATGGGACCAGCGAAGAGCTGAAAGATGAAGTTGTCCGGAACTTCCGGAAGAATAATCCCCTGAACTCAGTTTACATGATGGCCTTCTCAGGGGCACGGGGAAACATTTCCCAGGTGCGCCAGCTTGTCGGGATGCGGGGTTTGATGGCTGACCCTCAAGGGGAAATTATTGACCTGCCGATTAAAACGAACTTTCGAGAAGGGCTAACGGTTACTGAATATATCATCTCGTCTTATGGAGCTCGAAAGGGCCTGGTAGATACTGCACTGCGCACGGCAGACTCTGGGTATCTGACCCGTCGTCTGGTGGATGTGTCTCAGGATGTGATTATTCGGGAGGCAGATTGTGGCACCCCACGCGGAATTCCCCTGCGCAGCATGACGGATGGTGATCGGGTTCTTATCCCGCTGAAAGATCGTCTGTTTGGCCGAGTCGTCGCTGAAGATGTGCTGCACCCTGAAACAGGAGAGGTTATTGCTCCCCGCAATCAGGATATTTCCGATGAACTCTGTCAGGCCATTGCAGCCGCTAAGGTTGAGATGGTGGTGGTGCGTTCTCCCCTGACTTGCGAAGCGACTCGCTCAGTTTGTCAGCGTTGCTATGGCTGGAGTCTGGCCCATGCCCATCTAGTGGATATGGGAGAAGCCGTGGGGATTATTGCGGCTCAGTCGATCGGTGAGCCGGGAACTCAGCTCACCATGCGGACCTTCCACACGGGCGGGGTCTTTACGGGTGAGATGGCTCGTCTGGTGCGGGCTCCATTTGATGGGGTGGTTCGCTATCCGAAAAACATTCGGACCCGCGCTCTGCGGACGCGCCATGGAGAGGATGCGTTGCTGGTGGAAGTGAACGCCGATCTGATTGTGGAAGGAGGCGGGAACAAAGAGAAAGTGTCCCTTAACCAGGGAACAACTCTGTTTGTACTGAAGGATGGGGAACAGGTTAAGAAAGACCAGATCCTGGCAGAAGTTCCCCTGGCCAGCCGGACCCGCAAAACTACAGAAAAAGCAACCAAAGACGTGGCTTCTGACCTGGCGGGAGAGGTCAGGTTTGCAGATATTATTCCGGAAGAAAAGAAGGACCGTCAGGGCAATACCACCCGCATTGCCCAAAGAGGGGGTCTGCTCTGGATTCTCTCTGGGGAGGTTTATAATCTGCCCCCTGGAGCAGAGCCGATTGTCAAGAATGGGGATCATATCCAGTCCAATAGTGTTCTGGCTGAAACCAAATTGGTGACAGAGCATGGGGGGATAGTCCGTCTGCCCCAGGAAGGTGAGGGCAAAGGAGGCCGTGAAGTAGAAATTATTACGGCTTCGGTGCTGCTGGATCAGGCCCGGGTGAGAGTTGAAAGCCAACAAGGGCGAGATCAGTATCTGGTTGAAACCAATTTCAATCAGCGCTTCTTGCTAAAGGCTACTCCCGGAACCAAAGTGACGAATGGTCAGGTTGTAGCTGAACTTATTGATGATAGTTACCATACCCAAACTGGAGGTATCATCAAATACTCTGGGATTGATGTGGCCAAAAAGGGGAAGGCCAAGCAGGGGTATGAGGTGGTCCAGGGAGGCACGATCCTGTGGATTCCAGAGGAAGCCCATGAAGTGAATAAGGATATCTCCCTTTTGCTGGTGGAAGATGGTCAGTACGTCGAAGCCGGGACTGAAGTGGTTAAAGATATCTTCTGTCAGAGCAGCGGTGTGGTTGAGGTTCTGCAAAAGAATGATATTTTGCGGGAAATCATGGTTAAGCCTGGTGAACTGCACATGGTGGATAACCCGAATGATGTGGTGAACCGGGAAAGTTCTCTGGTCAGCCCGGGTCAGGAAATTATTCCAGGCCTAGTGGCTGAAGAACTGCGATATGTGGAATATGTGGAAACTCCTGAAGGACCGGCCCTGTTATTGAGGCCTGTGACGGAATTCACGGTACCTGATGAACCCTCAGTTCCCAGTCAGGAATCAACGAATGAATCGGGTCGATCGATTCGGTTACGGGCGATTCAGCGGCTGCCCTACAAGGATGGTGAGCGCGTCAAGTCTGTGGAAGGGCTGGAATTGCTCAGGACTCAACTGGTGCTGGAAATCGATAAGGATGCCCCTCAACTGGCTGCTGATATTGAGCTGATTCCCGATGAGACTGATCCAGAAGTGATGCGTCTGCAACTGGTTATTCTGGAGTCCCTGGTTATTCGTCGCGATGTTGCGGCTGATCAAACCCAGGGAAGTACTCACACGCGGCTGCTGGTTCGTGATGGGGAGCAGATTGCTCCAGGTGCGGTGGTGGCCCGGACTGAGATTCAATCTAAGGAAGCCGGAGAAGTTCGGGGAATTAAGGAAGGTTCGGAGGCCATCCGACGGGTTCTGATTGTCCGTGATTCTGACCAGATTGCGATCGATGCCCAGGGTAAAACTCCATCGGTCCAAGTGGGGGATCTGCTGGTAGCTACTAAAGATGAGGTTGCCTCGGGTGTGATGGCTTCGGATTCAGGCCAGGTCATCCGGATTGAGGGGTCTCAAGTTTTTCTCAGGGTTGCTCGTCCTTATCGGGTGTCTCCTGGTGCTGTGTTGCATATTGATGATGGTGATCTGGTGCAACGGGGTGATAATCTGGTGCTGCTTGTGTTTGAACGTACCAAGACGGGAGATATCATCCAGGGTCTACCCCGGATTGAAGAACTGTTGGAAGCCCGGAAACCTAAAGAAGCCTGTGTTCTGGCGGAGCGGCCTGGTATCGCTCAGGTTCACTTTGGTGAAGACGATACGGTGGAGATTAAAATCATCGAAGCGGATGGGGTGGTTACAGACTATCCGATCGGTCCTGGTCAGAATGTGATTGTTTCCGATGGCCAGGAAGTGGGAGGGGCAGAACCGATCACGGACGGTCCCTCTAATCCCCATGAGATTCTGGAAATTTTCTTCCGGATTAATCGGGAGCAGTTGGGGGGGCATGATGCGGCTCTGGTGAGTTTGCAAAAGGTGCAAACCTTCCTGGTGAATGAAGTCCAGTCTGTATACCAGTCTCAGGGAATTGACATCTCCGACAAACACATTGAAGTGATTGTGCGGCAGATGACATCTAAAGCCAGGGTAGATGACGGGGGAGATACCACCATGTTGCCGGGAGAACTGGTAGAGCTTTACCAGATTCAGCAGGTGAATGAAGCTATGGCGATTACCGGTGGTGCTCCGGCTGAGTACACTCCGGTGCTGTTGGGGATTACGAAGGCTTCCCTGAATACGGATAGTTTCATCTCTGCTGCCAGTTTCCAGGAAACGACTCGGGTCCTGACTGAGGCTGCGATAGAAGGAAAGTCTGACTGGCTCCGGGGTCTGAAGGAAAACGTCATTATCGGACGCCTGATTCCTGCAGGAACTGGGTTCAATGCCTATGAGGAAGTCGGCAGTCCTGACATTGACCTCTCCTATGATCCCAGCACTATCTTTGATGATGATGTGGATCTGAAGGATGTGGTTCTGGACGATCGGACGGCCCGAGCCTATGGCCTGGAAACCGGATTTGAAGACCGTCCTACCTTCAGCTTTGAGCGTTTTGGCGAAGCCGAGAAACCAGGGATTCTGGATGACGATGAGTTGATTGGGGGAGACTATCCGACCAACGACCTGGATGATGACTACGACAGTGATGATGGCAACGATGATGGTGATGATGACGAATAG
- a CDS encoding TatD family hydrolase, producing MQLIDTHVHINFDAFQPDLEAVARRWREAGVVRLVHSCVEPSEFEVIRALVDRFPELFFAVGLHPLDVGQWTSGSQEQIINLANSDRRVVAIGETGLDFYKADNREQQEIAFTKQLLIAHALSLPVIIHCRDAAVAMVKILQEFCLAHDLDALKGVMHCWGGTPEETYQFLNLGFHISFSGTVTFKNAAQIQESARVVPNNRLLIETDCPFLTPVPKRGERRNEPAYVKYIAEQLASLRGVSVEELAAQTTQNACHLFGLSLAAGDESLVSLPLKTLVGLNASGRTSIMEFPHDNFSYDENDVNSADMNS from the coding sequence ATGCAGTTGATAGACACACATGTTCACATTAATTTTGATGCATTTCAGCCTGATCTGGAGGCTGTAGCTCGTCGTTGGCGTGAAGCAGGCGTTGTTCGTCTGGTCCATTCTTGCGTCGAGCCATCAGAGTTTGAGGTGATCCGTGCCTTGGTCGATCGATTTCCAGAACTGTTTTTCGCTGTGGGGTTGCATCCCTTAGATGTTGGTCAATGGACCTCTGGCTCTCAGGAACAGATTATCAATCTGGCAAACTCTGACCGCCGGGTGGTTGCCATTGGTGAAACGGGTCTGGACTTTTACAAGGCAGATAACCGGGAGCAGCAGGAGATTGCTTTTACGAAACAGTTGCTGATTGCCCATGCCCTCAGCCTGCCTGTGATTATTCACTGCCGGGATGCCGCTGTTGCTATGGTTAAAATTCTGCAGGAATTTTGTCTTGCCCATGACCTTGACGCATTGAAAGGAGTCATGCATTGCTGGGGTGGAACGCCAGAGGAGACTTATCAGTTTTTGAATCTGGGGTTTCATATCAGTTTTAGTGGTACGGTCACCTTCAAAAATGCAGCCCAAATCCAGGAATCGGCACGGGTTGTGCCTAACAATCGCTTATTAATTGAAACAGATTGCCCTTTTCTGACACCAGTACCCAAGCGAGGCGAACGTCGTAATGAGCCAGCTTATGTGAAGTATATCGCAGAACAGTTGGCTAGTTTGCGCGGCGTTTCAGTTGAGGAACTGGCAGCCCAAACGACCCAGAATGCCTGCCATTTGTTTGGATTGTCCTTGGCTGCGGGGGATGAGTCTCTGGTGAGCCTTCCCCTGAAGACTCTGGTTGGTTTGAACGCCTCAGGGCGAACCTCTATCATGGAATTTCCGCATGATAACTTTTCATACGATGAGAATGACGTGAATTCAGCAGACATGAATTCGTAA
- the rpoB gene encoding DNA-directed RNA polymerase subunit beta, with translation MTNLTYTTASADAPVFTLPDLVEIQRASFRWFLEEGLIEELDSFSPITDYTGKLELHFLGKDYKLKRPKYDVDESKRRDGTYAVQMYVPTRLINKETGEIKEQEVFIGDLPLMTDRGTFIINGAERVIVNQIVRSPGVYYKSETDKNGRRTYNASLIPNRGAWLKFETDKNDLVWVRIDKTRKLSAQVLLKALGLTDGEIFDALRHPDYFQKTIDKEGQFSEEEALMELYRKLRPGEPPTISGGQQLLESRFFDPKRYDLGRVGRYKLNKKLRLNVADTVRVLTAQDILAAIDYLINLEYDLGTVDDIDHLGNRRVRSVGELLQNQVRVGFNRLERIIRERMTVSDADSLTPASLVNPKPLVAAIKEFFGSSQLSQFMDQTNPLAELTHKRRLSALGPGGLTRERAGFAVRDIHPSHYGRICPIETPEGPNAGLIGSLATHARVNAYGFIETPFYPVENGRVLKDRPPSYMTADEEDDLRVAPGDVSTDENGYILGESVPVRYRQDFTTTTPDQVDYVAVSPVQIISVAASLIPFLEHDDANRALMGSNMQRQAVPLLRPERPLVGTGLEAQAARDSGMVIVSRTDGEVTYVAADKLRVRDPNGREIEYPLQKYQRSNQDTCLNQRPIVFVGDKVVAGQVLADGSATEGGELALGQNILAAYMPWEGYNYEDAILISERLVADDIYTSIHVEKYEIEARQTKLGPEEITREIPNVGEDALRQLDENGIIRIGAWVEAGDILVGKVTPKGESDQPPEEKLLRAIFGEKARDVRDNSLRVPNGEKGRVVDVRVFTREQGDELPPGANMVVRVYVAQKRKIQVGDKMAGRHGNKGIISRILPVEDMPYLPDGTSVDIVLNPLGVPSRMNVGQVFECLLAWAGENLDLRFKVVPFDEMHGSEKSRETVHGKLQQSRDQNVAASGGERGHWLYNPENPGKIQVYDGRTGEPFDRPVTVGKAYMLKLVHLVDDKIHARSTGPYSLVTQQPLGGKAQQGGQRFGEMEVWALEAFGAAYTLQELLTVKSDDMQGRNEALNAIVKGKAIPRPGTPESFKVLMRELQSLCLDVAVHKVETKEDGTSRDVEVDLMADVGSRRAPSRPTYESISREEFIEDED, from the coding sequence ATGACTAATCTGACTTACACCACTGCCTCTGCTGATGCGCCCGTTTTTACCCTGCCCGATCTCGTTGAAATCCAGCGGGCCAGCTTTCGCTGGTTTCTGGAAGAGGGTTTGATTGAAGAACTGGATAGCTTTTCCCCAATTACGGATTACACAGGTAAGCTGGAGCTGCATTTTCTGGGTAAAGACTATAAGCTGAAACGACCCAAATATGATGTGGATGAGTCGAAGCGGCGAGATGGAACCTATGCAGTGCAGATGTATGTTCCAACTCGGTTAATCAATAAGGAAACTGGAGAAATCAAAGAGCAGGAAGTCTTTATTGGGGATCTCCCGCTGATGACCGATCGGGGCACGTTCATTATTAACGGAGCAGAACGGGTTATTGTCAACCAGATTGTCCGCAGTCCCGGTGTTTATTACAAATCTGAGACGGACAAGAACGGTCGTCGCACCTACAATGCCAGTCTGATTCCCAACCGGGGAGCCTGGTTAAAGTTTGAAACAGATAAGAATGACCTGGTTTGGGTCCGGATTGATAAAACTCGCAAATTGTCTGCTCAAGTTCTCCTGAAAGCTTTAGGGTTGACGGATGGTGAGATTTTTGACGCGCTGCGCCACCCGGATTATTTCCAGAAAACGATCGACAAAGAAGGTCAGTTCAGCGAAGAAGAAGCGCTCATGGAACTGTACCGAAAACTGCGGCCTGGTGAACCACCCACCATTTCTGGGGGGCAACAATTACTGGAATCCCGGTTCTTTGATCCCAAGCGCTACGATTTGGGTCGGGTGGGCCGGTACAAGTTGAACAAGAAACTGCGCCTGAATGTGGCCGATACAGTCAGGGTGCTGACGGCTCAAGATATTCTGGCTGCGATCGATTACCTGATCAACCTGGAGTATGACCTGGGGACGGTGGATGATATCGACCACCTGGGTAATCGTCGGGTTCGTTCTGTCGGAGAGCTGCTACAAAACCAGGTCAGAGTTGGCTTTAACCGCTTGGAGCGGATTATCCGGGAACGGATGACCGTTTCTGATGCAGATTCTCTCACACCTGCTTCCCTGGTTAACCCCAAGCCTCTGGTTGCGGCCATCAAAGAATTCTTTGGGTCCAGTCAGTTGTCTCAGTTCATGGATCAGACTAACCCTCTGGCTGAATTGACCCACAAACGACGGCTCAGTGCTCTGGGTCCCGGTGGTTTAACTCGGGAACGGGCAGGTTTTGCGGTTCGAGATATTCACCCTAGTCACTACGGGCGCATCTGCCCGATCGAAACACCGGAAGGCCCCAACGCAGGCCTGATTGGTTCTCTGGCCACCCATGCCCGGGTCAATGCCTATGGGTTCATTGAAACACCCTTTTACCCGGTAGAGAATGGCCGCGTCCTGAAGGATCGCCCACCCTCTTATATGACGGCGGATGAAGAAGATGATTTGCGGGTTGCGCCGGGAGATGTATCCACGGATGAGAATGGATACATTTTGGGTGAGTCTGTGCCGGTGCGCTATCGGCAGGATTTCACCACCACCACCCCAGATCAGGTGGACTATGTGGCCGTTTCCCCCGTTCAAATCATTTCGGTGGCCGCATCTCTGATTCCATTTCTGGAGCATGATGACGCGAACCGAGCCCTCATGGGTTCCAACATGCAACGGCAGGCAGTGCCCCTGTTGCGGCCAGAGCGCCCGCTCGTAGGAACTGGCTTGGAGGCGCAGGCCGCCCGTGACTCTGGGATGGTGATTGTCAGCCGCACGGATGGGGAAGTCACCTATGTTGCTGCAGATAAGCTGCGGGTCCGGGATCCGAATGGTCGGGAAATTGAGTATCCCTTGCAAAAGTATCAGCGATCGAACCAGGACACTTGCCTCAATCAACGGCCGATCGTCTTCGTCGGGGATAAGGTGGTTGCTGGTCAGGTGCTGGCTGATGGATCGGCAACAGAGGGAGGTGAGCTGGCTCTGGGCCAGAATATCCTGGCAGCCTATATGCCCTGGGAAGGCTATAACTATGAGGATGCCATCCTGATCAGTGAGCGGTTGGTGGCAGATGACATCTATACCTCCATTCACGTTGAGAAGTATGAGATTGAAGCCAGACAAACCAAACTGGGGCCGGAGGAAATTACCCGTGAAATTCCCAACGTGGGTGAGGATGCTCTGCGGCAACTGGATGAAAACGGAATCATTCGTATTGGAGCCTGGGTGGAAGCTGGGGATATCCTGGTGGGTAAGGTAACCCCCAAAGGTGAGTCGGATCAGCCACCGGAAGAGAAGCTGTTGCGGGCCATTTTTGGTGAGAAGGCCAGAGATGTACGAGATAACTCCCTCAGAGTTCCGAATGGTGAGAAGGGCCGGGTTGTGGATGTGCGAGTCTTCACCCGCGAACAGGGAGATGAACTGCCGCCCGGTGCCAACATGGTGGTCCGGGTTTATGTGGCTCAAAAGCGCAAGATTCAGGTAGGGGACAAGATGGCCGGTCGTCATGGCAACAAAGGGATTATTTCTCGGATTCTGCCTGTAGAAGATATGCCTTACCTGCCGGATGGAACGTCTGTGGATATTGTCCTCAATCCTCTGGGGGTGCCGAGTCGGATGAATGTGGGCCAGGTCTTTGAGTGCTTGTTGGCCTGGGCGGGGGAAAATCTGGACCTGCGGTTTAAGGTGGTGCCCTTTGATGAGATGCATGGTTCAGAAAAATCCCGCGAGACCGTGCATGGTAAGTTGCAGCAATCTCGTGATCAGAACGTTGCGGCCAGTGGTGGGGAAAGAGGTCACTGGTTATATAACCCGGAGAATCCGGGCAAAATTCAAGTCTATGACGGGCGTACGGGTGAGCCCTTCGATCGTCCGGTGACCGTGGGTAAAGCCTATATGTTAAAGCTGGTTCACCTGGTGGACGACAAGATTCACGCCCGTTCTACAGGCCCCTACTCACTGGTGACGCAGCAGCCTCTGGGAGGTAAGGCTCAACAGGGAGGTCAGCGCTTTGGAGAGATGGAGGTATGGGCTCTGGAAGCCTTCGGTGCGGCCTATACGTTGCAAGAGTTGTTGACGGTCAAGTCGGATGACATGCAGGGACGGAATGAAGCGTTGAATGCCATTGTGAAGGGCAAGGCCATTCCTCGACCGGGAACGCCGGAATCCTTCAAAGTGTTAATGCGGGAACTGCAATCCCTCTGTCTGGATGTGGCTGTGCATAAGGTGGAAACGAAAGAAGACGGAACGAGCCGCGACGTTGAAGTGGATTTGATGGCGGATGTCGGTAGTCGTCGGGCTCCCTCGCGACCCACGTATGAGTCGATCTCCCGCGAAGAGTTCATCGAAGACGAAGACTAA